A window of Aurantibacillus circumpalustris genomic DNA:
CTGCCAGCATTTTGTCTGCCTTTTCTCGCTCATGGTGTATTTCCAATACTGTTGAAGGATACAAGGAATTTGAATCAGGTTGCATATTAGCACCAAACGCAACAATCTTTTTTATGTGTTCGGGAAAATAAATGCCCAATAAAATACCAATAATTCCGCCGTCACTTTTTCCAACAATGTAAACGGAATCCATTTTCATTGCTTTTATGAATTCAGCCAAATCTTTTGCTTGTTGCATGTACGTGAGTGAATCTTTTCCAAGTTCAGATTTGCCCCGTCCCCGACAATCAATGGAATACACTTTATATTTTTTTGAAAAAAAATCAATTTGTGGCGCCCAACCTCTGGTGGGGGTTGAATTTCCGTGAATCAGCAATAATGGTGTTCCATTACCATACACTTCATAATAATGTTTGACACCATTCAGTACAACATATTTTCCTACTTCTTTATTATCACCGTACGGTGTTTTGTTTTGGGATTTTATGTTAGAAGAATTAAAACACCAAAACAGAATCAGCAAAATTAATTTAGTTTTCATCCGCGTTTTTAATTTAAAGATAAGAGCATTTTTAATACTAATTAAAACGGCCTATCACTTTTTTTAGACTTAAAGGAAGCGAGTTCTTTTCTGATTGATTTTCGGATTTCAAAGTAATGTGATTTGAGTAAAACATCTAAATTATTTTTATCATCCGTTAGAATGTTTGAGGACTTATAGTCAAATAGGGTGATTGGCAAAGTGTACTGCAAAAGAGCACCTCCCTTAATTAAAACATCCGGCAAAAGACTAATTTTACTAACATCAAGTGGATTTTTAGTAGCAACAAACATTACATCTCCTATTTTTTCAGAAAGTAGTGGATTAAAAAGATTTACCTGAAAACCAGTAGCCGTAAGTGTTTTGTAGATGGAAGGAACAAAGGCGTTTTCAGTGAAGCCTTTTACACCACCGTGTTCTATAATTAGTGTACCATTTGTATTTAAGAGTTTATAGATCTGCCGAAAACTTTCCAGGGTAATTAACTGAGCTGGAATGCTCTCTCCAATAATCACATCCACAATAATGAGGTCGTATTTTTTTTTTGTTGAGTTAATATAGTATCTGCCGTCAGTAATAAAATGTTCTTTATGTTCAAGCATACCAAAATACTTAACTCCGAAATCATAGATTCTTTTGTCTATTTCAACCGTTTCCACATACGCGTATTGATCTTTCAATACCTTAAACAAACTGCCGGCTCCCAAGCCAATTAACAAAGCTGATTCTTTTTTAGGAAAGTGTTTCAGCAATTGACGGGTAAAGTTAACGTATGGAAAAAGGCTTTGCGTTGGTAGGTTAGCAAAAACATAATTCTGTGGTATGTTATTAACTCTTAGTTTCAATACTGTTGTTGGAGAGCCATCGTTACCATAAACGTGTTCATTGGTAACTTTCAATTCACCAAGTAAGCCTTCAGAATACTCTAATAATTTCATGTTATCCTTTAGTGGAATGCTTGGTCTAGATTTATTAAATGAAATGCCGGCAACTAAGAGAATTAGAAATAATGCCTGCGGGAATTTTTTAGCGGATAATTTATCTTTAATAAGGAACACGGTGGCAAGTGCCGCTACACTTAAACCTAAAATTCTTAACGGAAGGCTTATTCCATAATTTGGTATCACTATAAAACCAAAGACCAAGGTGAATAAAATACCGCCTGACGTAGAGATTGCATAAATGTTCCCCGCCGATCTTCCAGATAGCTCGGCTTTTTTTGTTATTTGAAATATAATTAATGGACTTATCATTCCCATTAAAAAAATCGGAAAAAATAAAAAGAGTAATTCTGAAATAATAAGTCCCGAAAAAAACGAAAAAGAAATTGTTTTTTGCATTATGAAGGTAGCAATAGTGGGCATTATTAATACAGATAAACCGCTCACCAGAAATACCCAAATTATTTGATTGCTGGAAGCAAATCTAGATTTTGTTGTGACGTAACCACCGGTATAGTAGCCGGTCATCAGTGCAAAAAGTGTGATGGATAATGTGGAAGCCCAACTGTATAATGAGGCTCCGAAAAAAGGAGTTAAAATTTTGGCGCCTGCGAGTTCAGTTACCATAACAACGCCGCCTTCAATAAATGAAATGAGATAGAGATTTTTGGGTTTCATGAAGTATTGTGAACAAATCTCGTGCCGTTTTTTAAAATAATGTGCGGGACGTTTGTTAAAATTATTGACCACCTATATCCATTTTAATATTAAGAGGGGTTAATAATAATCTAAAAATTATAGGCGCATCCCTAGAAACTATTCCTATCCTCTTTTTACTTTTCTAAAAATTTAGAATGTAGGGTTAACTCACCCATTAGTTTTTTTACTCGCTTTTATTATTACTTTTGCATAACTAGGCTACTCAATATTTATGATTACGACACCAATAGAATTACCATTCGTTACAATCTATTACGAGGAACCTGTAATTGTTTTTAATTATAAACCAGATACTCTTTTAGGTGTACCCGAATTAAAAAAAATTGTAGCTGTTGCCGAAAATTTAAGCGAAGGTAAACCTTATGTGACTTTTTCAGATGTGCGCTCAACTATTAATATGACCGAGCAAGCAAAAAAATTTCTTGCTGATCCAAAGAATATGCCTTTATTCAGAGGTTCGGCCATATTAGTGTCTACAACCTTGTTTAGTTTTGCTGTTAATTTTGCACTGAGTTTTAGTAAAAAAACTTATCCCATAAAAGCTTTTGTTACAGAAGAAAAAGCATCAGAATGGTTGCGTTTATTGTCTTTAGAAGATAAAGTGGCTGTTTTTGAAGTTAGCTGAATATCACACTTCGCATGCTAATGGAACCCAAATCAAATGTGCTGTTAAAGAATTCAAATTTATCTGTTTTAGATCTCAGTCCAATCGCATACATTAAAGGTAAATAGTGGTCATTTGTCGGATGTGCCATGGTTGCTATTTTACCCAACTTTTGATAGTCTATTAAAGCTTGTGGATTATTGTCTTCAATACTTTTTTTAACCAGATAGTCAAACTCAACAGCCCAATCAAATTTCTTTTCTTTGTCGCCCCAACTCACCATACCAAGATTATGTACTACATTTCCACTAGCGACAATTAATACTCCTTTGCTACGTAGCACAGAAAGTTCTTTTGCTAAATTAAAATGATACTCGGGCGCCTTGCCGTAATCAATACTCATTTGAAACACGGGTACATTTGCTTTTGGATACATATTTTTAAGTACCGACCAAGCACCATGATCTAATCCCCATTCAAAATCTTCGTGAACTTTTGTTGAAGTTACTGACGACATTGCCATTTTCGCATAATCAACAGCGCCAGGTGCCGGATATTCCACTGCAAATAAAGAATCAGGAAATCCACCAAAATCATGAATCGTTTTTGGTTTATCTGTCATTGTTACTGCAGTGCCATTGGTCAACCAATGTGCTGACACGCACAGAATAGCTTTTGGTACTGGAAGTTTTTTTCCCAACTCAGACCAACTTTGACTGTAAATATTATCTGTAATGGCATTCATGGGATTACCATGTCCTACAAAGAGAACAGGCATTTGGTCTGTCGTCCCAAAATTTTCTGTGAGTTTAGTTAAGTCGTTTAGTTGCATGGCTTTTCCGGCTAATGGTAATAGAGCAAGTGATTTTATAAAATCTTTCCTGTTCATTTGTTGAAATTTCTTCGACGATTGAAATTACTTAATTTATTTAGAAGATTACGTCTGTTTTACTTTTCTGAATTTCTTCAACAAGGTGATTGAAAATTTTTGCCAGATCTTCTTTTAATTGAGGATCAAGAATCTCCGCAGAAGCATTTATTTTTTTACTAATGTTAGGAATACTTAAATGTGATTTCTCATTCATCTTTGTTCCTAATGCTCCAAGTGTAAGTAGAAGAGAAGTCATTGCTTTTTTACCACCTTCATACAATGGTGAAGCACTAATAGCTATAACTGGTTTTTCATTCAGTTCACCTGATGAAACCGTCCAATCCAAGGCATTCTTTAAAGTACCCGGTACACCGAACGCGTATTCTGGTGTACTAATGATCACACCATCAGCTTTTTTTAACTGTTCTTTAAAATTTGCAACCGCATCCGTTCCTTTTTCATTTTCGGGATTAAAGTGGGAGAGTTGATCGAGACCATCGAATACTATAAACTCAATATTTTCTGTTTTAAATTTAGAAAGCGCACGTAAAATATTGGTATTGGAAGATGTGGATTTAAGACTGCCAGATATGGCGAGAATGTTTAATGGATGAGCTTGTGACATATAAATTAGCTTTGCTTCTATAAAAGTACTGCTGCATATTTAAGATCACAAATCTTTAAAATGGTTTTAAGAAATTTTGTTTTTTGTTTTGCTCAAGTATTACAAAATAAATAGGACCGCTAAAAGTTATTTTTGTTTTGGGCGCCCCTGCCTACCGGCAGGCAGGCGGGCGCGCTTTCGCTATCGCACAAACTGGCTCAAAAGTTCACAGAACTTTTGCCCTTCGCTCTTCATGTTTGCCCTCAGGGACAAACATAAAGGAGCTCAAACAGGCCGCTCAATCGCTGGCGCTTACTGCTTTTTAAACCTGTAGTTCTTTTGAGGTTTTAAATTCCCGAAGTTGGAAATTCACAACTTTTTATTTTATACAACATTTTTTTTATAAAGGAAATAATTTATTGTTGATAGATTATTTGTTAAAGCTTTGTGCATCTGTTTTTGATTTAGAATTACGGTTTAAAACCATTCAAATAGTCTAGATTGATCAACTAATTAATATCATTGTGTATTTTGGTACTACCCTTCATAAAGCTCAATAGGTAAGTTATCCGGATCAAAAAGAAATGTGAATTTTTTGTCGGTGAATTCATCTACACGCGGTGCTTCAACTTTTACCTTGTTTTTTTTGAGTATTAATATAGCTTCATCTAAATTAGCCACTTTAAAGGCAATATGTCTAAGACCGGCGGCTTCTGGGCGACTTAAGCGTTCCGGAACAGTTGGAAAAGAAAAAAGTTCTATCTGGTATAAACCGTTTAGGGCAAGATCAAGTTTATAGGAATCTCTTTCTTTTCGGTAAACTTCCCTAATAATTGTAAATCCTAAAACTTCGGTGTAAAATTTTTTAGACACAGAATAATCAGAACAAATAATAGCGATGTGATGCAGTCCTTTTAGTGATAACATAAATAAATTAGTGTTGAGCTAGCAATGTGATTACCAAAGCAAGTGTAGCTGGAACGGTTTGAATAAAGAAAATAGATTTTTGTGCCGTAATTGCTCCGTAAATTCCTGCAACCATTACACAGCCCAGAAAAAAGTACGCTACATTCGCACTCCAGGCCGTATCAGCAATAAATAAAGACCAAATTAATCCGGCAGCCAGAAAACCGTTATATAAACCTTGATTTGCAGCAAGCGCTTTTGTTTTTTCAAAAAGATCGGGTGGAATGGATTTAAAGGTCTTTCTGCCACGCGTAGTCCAGGCAAACATTTCAAGCCAAAGAATATAGATATGCAAAATGGCAATCATGCCGATAAGGATTTCGGAGATAAACTTCATAATAAATTGATTTTGTAATAAAAATAGCGAATCGTTTTATGAGTTCAAATAAAAAACGGTTAGAACATTTATGTCATTTATTTGTTTATCTTGTGTCACCGAAAAAAGGATAAAATTTTATGACCGGCTCAAAAATCAATTTAGCTTCTCAATCGCATGACTTTGATGGTTATACGATTTCTAAAAGAAAGGATGGCATTGTACAAGTTCAGTTTAAACCAGGCTTTAGTATTGACATTGAACACGCCAAACACATGGTGACTGTTATAGAGAGTATTAAGGAGAATGAAAAGTGTCTTTTTCTTGTAGTGTTTGAAGAGGATAATACCTTTAGTATGGAAACACGAAATTATTTTTCTTCAGATGCAGTTTCAAAAATCATTAAAGCAGATGCTCTAGTCATAAAGGGCTTGGCATGGGAGATTCTTGGGCGCGGTTATCTGCAAATTAATAAACCAAACAGGCCGACACGTTTGTTTAAATCGGCCGCAATTGGTACCATGTGGTTATTAAATAATATCCATTAATTTATTCTTCTTTTTTCAATCGCTTTTCGATGCGTTTGTCTGGCACCAACCAAAGAAGCGCAACACCAACATAAATAGCACCTGAAATCCATTCACTTAAAAAAGCAGCTGGAATGGCTATTAAATAGAGTAGGGGGGATAACTTACCTTTAAAATCGGTACCAAGAGCTAGAGCAAGTGTTGAATTGTTTCCGTGTTGATGAATGATAGTACGTTGCAAAATAAAATAGGCAATGGCACACATTAATAAGATAAGACCGTAAAGTGCTAATGTTTGCGGAGCAAAATGATTTTCGCCCATCCAAGCAGTAACAAAGGGAATAAGTGATAGCCAAAACAATAAATGCAAATTAGCCCATAATATCCCGCCACTCACGCGTTCAACAGTATTTATTAAATGGTGGTGGTTGTTCCAGTAAATACCTAAATAAACAAAGCTAATTAGGTAGCTTAAAAAAACAGGTATAAGTGGTATTAATGCGCTAAAATCGGCACTGTGTGGCGTTTTTAATTCCAACACCATAATGGTAATGATAATGGCTAAAACCCCGTCACTAAAAGCTTCTAATCGCCCTTTTTTCATTGAATTGTTTATATCACTGCTATGTTAACCACAGAGTTTCACACAGAAAAGCACTGCTATGTCAACCACAGAGTATCGCTGAGGAATAAAAGAGTTTCACGGAGAATAGTATAAATCTGTACGTCTCTTCTACTCACTTTACTCTACATAAAAAAATACTCTGCGAGACTCTGTGGTAAGAAACTCTGAGCGCCTCTGTGGTTAAAAACGAAGCAGTGCTAACTTAACCACAGAGTTTCGCTGAGGAATAAAGGAGTTTCGCGGAGAATAGTATAAATCTGTACGTCTCTTCTACTCACTTTACTCTACATAAAAAAATACTCTGCGCGCCTCTGTGGTTAAAAACGAAGGCGGAGCCGCATTCTACTTAACCCTTTCAACATACTCCCCATTCTCAGTTGTGATTCTGAGCACATCGCCCATGTTCACAAAAAGAGGAACCTGGACAGTAATATTACCCTCAACTTCTGCGGGTTTTAAAAGTTTGCCTTTTACACCTTCTTCTGTGTATGTTACAGGAAGCTCAACATATTTTGGAAGGTCTCCATTCAATGGTTTTTCGTTGTCATCAAAACGAATAGTCAAAATCATCCCTTCTTTTAAAAATTTAATCGCTTCTGCAAATATAATTTTGGGAATATGAGTTTGTTCAAATGTCTCTTGGTTCATGCATACTAGGAACTCACCTTCCTCATAAATAAATTGCATTTCAATTTCATCCACACGAATAAAATCAATTTTTTCTCCTGAACGGAAACGAATTTCACTTTGTTTGCCCGTTTCTACATTACGACATTTAACTGAGTAAATAGCATTGCCTTTACCTGGAGTAATATGATCGTAATCGATAACTTTTAAAAGTTCATTGTCTTGTCTAAAGAAAGCGCCTTTAGAAATATCAGAAGTAGTTGCCATAATTTTAATTTAAGCCATGAATTTACGGGCTTTTTTGGAGGGAGACAAATACAGGACTTTCTTCAATAATTAATTGGATGTTTGACATAGTTAAAATTACTTATAATTTGAATAAATTTAAATGTGATTGTTTTCAGGTTATTAGCTGTATTTCGCAGGTTTACAAATCCTGCGGAGTGTGAAGAATGGGCTTTATTTGTTTTTTAGATAGTCATCTAACTCAGCGTCAGTTCTTATATGGTAGGCAGTTCCTTTTACTTTTGCGAATTTTACTTGTGGAGTAACAACAATTAGAGGTACACTTGTCTTATGATACGTTTGAACTTGGTCTATTAATCCGTCTGCGTTAGGATAGAATTTTAGAGCTTTTTTATAAGCTCTGCCCTTAACCCAATTATCGCCTGCCCAACCCAATGGAATGAAAAGGATCCAGACTCTTGCTCCAACCGAACTCCCTTCTGCTTTGCCAAGTATTTGTAGTCTATCCTTTTCATTACTCGAAATCGTTGTTGTATTTGGGACGTTAGTTACACGGTTTGTTATACAGGAGTTTGTTAAAACGATAACCATCCCAATTAAAAGTAATTTCATTTTCAAATCATTTTTTATTAAGATTTTCTACGTAGAGCGTTAATTTGACTTGTTCGTTCAATGTTATTATCATTTCTATATTCAATAAAACCGTCC
This region includes:
- a CDS encoding alpha/beta fold hydrolase, producing MKTKLILLILFWCFNSSNIKSQNKTPYGDNKEVGKYVVLNGVKHYYEVYGNGTPLLLIHGNSTPTRGWAPQIDFFSKKYKVYSIDCRGRGKSELGKDSLTYMQQAKDLAEFIKAMKMDSVYIVGKSDGGIIGILLGIYFPEHIKKIVAFGANMQPDSNSLYPSTVLEIHHEREKADKMLAVKDTAKNWLIEQQRNRMMEFQPHITSADLHKIKIPVLVMSTDRDLIKEEHTFFIYKNIPFANLCILSGEKHGVAKLNPDLFNKTVDTYLSQPFKANAFRFSE
- a CDS encoding fused MFS/spermidine synthase encodes the protein MKPKNLYLISFIEGGVVMVTELAGAKILTPFFGASLYSWASTLSITLFALMTGYYTGGYVTTKSRFASSNQIIWVFLVSGLSVLIMPTIATFIMQKTISFSFFSGLIISELLFLFFPIFLMGMISPLIIFQITKKAELSGRSAGNIYAISTSGGILFTLVFGFIVIPNYGISLPLRILGLSVAALATVFLIKDKLSAKKFPQALFLILLVAGISFNKSRPSIPLKDNMKLLEYSEGLLGELKVTNEHVYGNDGSPTTVLKLRVNNIPQNYVFANLPTQSLFPYVNFTRQLLKHFPKKESALLIGLGAGSLFKVLKDQYAYVETVEIDKRIYDFGVKYFGMLEHKEHFITDGRYYINSTKKKYDLIIVDVIIGESIPAQLITLESFRQIYKLLNTNGTLIIEHGGVKGFTENAFVPSIYKTLTATGFQVNLFNPLLSEKIGDVMFVATKNPLDVSKISLLPDVLIKGGALLQYTLPITLFDYKSSNILTDDKNNLDVLLKSHYFEIRKSIRKELASFKSKKSDRPF
- a CDS encoding DUF7793 family protein codes for the protein MITTPIELPFVTIYYEEPVIVFNYKPDTLLGVPELKKIVAVAENLSEGKPYVTFSDVRSTINMTEQAKKFLADPKNMPLFRGSAILVSTTLFSFAVNFALSFSKKTYPIKAFVTEEKASEWLRLLSLEDKVAVFEVS
- the ygiD gene encoding 4,5-DOPA dioxygenase extradiol encodes the protein MNRKDFIKSLALLPLAGKAMQLNDLTKLTENFGTTDQMPVLFVGHGNPMNAITDNIYSQSWSELGKKLPVPKAILCVSAHWLTNGTAVTMTDKPKTIHDFGGFPDSLFAVEYPAPGAVDYAKMAMSSVTSTKVHEDFEWGLDHGAWSVLKNMYPKANVPVFQMSIDYGKAPEYHFNLAKELSVLRSKGVLIVASGNVVHNLGMVSWGDKEKKFDWAVEFDYLVKKSIEDNNPQALIDYQKLGKIATMAHPTNDHYLPLMYAIGLRSKTDKFEFFNSTFDLGSISMRSVIFS
- a CDS encoding NADPH-dependent FMN reductase, with translation MSQAHPLNILAISGSLKSTSSNTNILRALSKFKTENIEFIVFDGLDQLSHFNPENEKGTDAVANFKEQLKKADGVIISTPEYAFGVPGTLKNALDWTVSSGELNEKPVIAISASPLYEGGKKAMTSLLLTLGALGTKMNEKSHLSIPNISKKINASAEILDPQLKEDLAKIFNHLVEEIQKSKTDVIF
- the gloA2 gene encoding SMU1112c/YaeR family gloxylase I-like metalloprotein — encoded protein: MLSLKGLHHIAIICSDYSVSKKFYTEVLGFTIIREVYRKERDSYKLDLALNGLYQIELFSFPTVPERLSRPEAAGLRHIAFKVANLDEAILILKKNKVKVEAPRVDEFTDKKFTFLFDPDNLPIELYEG
- a CDS encoding DUF1304 domain-containing protein encodes the protein MKFISEILIGMIAILHIYILWLEMFAWTTRGRKTFKSIPPDLFEKTKALAANQGLYNGFLAAGLIWSLFIADTAWSANVAYFFLGCVMVAGIYGAITAQKSIFFIQTVPATLALVITLLAQH
- a CDS encoding DUF7793 family protein, which gives rise to MTGSKINLASQSHDFDGYTISKRKDGIVQVQFKPGFSIDIEHAKHMVTVIESIKENEKCLFLVVFEEDNTFSMETRNYFSSDAVSKIIKADALVIKGLAWEILGRGYLQINKPNRPTRLFKSAAIGTMWLLNNIH
- a CDS encoding TMEM175 family protein is translated as MKKGRLEAFSDGVLAIIITIMVLELKTPHSADFSALIPLIPVFLSYLISFVYLGIYWNNHHHLINTVERVSGGILWANLHLLFWLSLIPFVTAWMGENHFAPQTLALYGLILLMCAIAYFILQRTIIHQHGNNSTLALALGTDFKGKLSPLLYLIAIPAAFLSEWISGAIYVGVALLWLVPDKRIEKRLKKEE
- the efp gene encoding elongation factor P, which gives rise to MATTSDISKGAFFRQDNELLKVIDYDHITPGKGNAIYSVKCRNVETGKQSEIRFRSGEKIDFIRVDEIEMQFIYEEGEFLVCMNQETFEQTHIPKIIFAEAIKFLKEGMILTIRFDDNEKPLNGDLPKYVELPVTYTEEGVKGKLLKPAEVEGNITVQVPLFVNMGDVLRITTENGEYVERVK